In the Hordeum vulgare subsp. vulgare chromosome 7H, MorexV3_pseudomolecules_assembly, whole genome shotgun sequence genome, one interval contains:
- the LOC123408737 gene encoding probable calcium-binding protein CML16 yields the protein MKKVFSRFDTDGDGRISRSELAAVSRAIAPPATESAGGREVASMMDELDTDRDGYVDLGEFAAFHGHGRTERELDAELRDAFDVYDINGNGRISDAELSKVMSRIGEGCTARPHTQRRPWPPIASRVAADGR from the coding sequence ATGAAGAAGGTGTTCTCCCGCTTCGACACGGACGGGGACGGCAGGATCTCGCGCTCAGAGCTGGCGGCCGTGTCACGCGCCATCGCGCCGCCGGCCACCGAGTCGGCAGGGGGGCGGGAGGTGGCGTCCATGATGGACGAGCTCGACACCGACCGCGACGGCTACGTGGACCTCGGCGAGTTCGCCGCCTTCCACGGTCACGGCCGCACGGAGCGTGAGCTGGACGCCGAGCTGCGCGATGCCTTCGACGTCTACGACATCAACGGCAACGGCCGCATCTCCGATGCCGAGCTCAGCAAGGTCATGTCCCGGATTGGCGAGGGATGCACCGCCAGGCCCCACACCCAGCGTCGTCCCTGGCCGCCGATTGCGTCTCGTGTTGCCGCCGATGGTCGATAG